From Nodosilinea sp. PGN35, a single genomic window includes:
- a CDS encoding Uma2 family endonuclease, with amino-acid sequence MVLSARQQIQTDVWVKATWEEFATAMDAPQYAEGRGYFDHGYMRIEMAPLGPGHGRHNAVAMDVVSMFAALRNIRLAKLINCSFYKPGDRGCQPDVAFYIGDSFQLPPQDNAPVDVTVYGPPTLAIEVGASSFKDDLGSKRLLYERLGVAEYWVVDVENCAAIAFSVAAGRSGEIAVSEVLPGLPMAVVNEALGRSQSEDDSTLLRWLMETLA; translated from the coding sequence ATGGTTCTCTCTGCCCGCCAACAGATTCAAACCGACGTCTGGGTCAAAGCCACCTGGGAGGAGTTTGCCACCGCCATGGATGCCCCCCAGTACGCGGAGGGGCGGGGCTACTTTGACCACGGCTACATGAGGATAGAAATGGCTCCGCTGGGTCCTGGGCATGGGCGACACAACGCCGTGGCAATGGATGTGGTCAGCATGTTTGCAGCGCTGCGCAATATTCGCCTGGCCAAGCTGATCAATTGCAGTTTCTACAAACCTGGCGATCGCGGCTGCCAGCCCGATGTCGCCTTTTACATTGGCGACAGCTTTCAACTGCCGCCCCAGGACAATGCCCCGGTGGATGTGACGGTCTACGGCCCGCCGACCCTGGCGATCGAGGTGGGGGCCAGCTCCTTTAAGGACGACCTGGGGAGCAAGCGCCTGCTCTACGAACGGCTGGGGGTGGCGGAATACTGGGTGGTAGATGTGGAGAACTGTGCGGCGATCGCCTTCTCGGTGGCGGCGGGCCGCAGTGGCGAAATTGCGGTGTCGGAGGTGCTGCCGGGGTTGCCGATGGCGGTGGTCAATGAGGCGCTGGGGCGATCGCAGTCCGAAGACGACAGCACTCTGCTGCGCTGGCTGATGGAGACGCTGGCGTAG
- a CDS encoding energy transducer TonB, which produces MANNLGSPPKSRPLWQILLAPMLLASLGLHALVLMLPAGSENVVIPPPDPEQDSVAITRVPPAGESELSQGATASTVVPTAPGPVFGAPLAAPLNPGVPAGARVSPAAPAPAARPAQRASRQGASTQTAQPPAAAPPAAAPPSEPPPATTPPPSPPAASQPLFEGEVGDRLRTYVAGLNLSSERIDALTAAIRQRVTYTAEATTDAAFGQNLSQWQQTIREQTGLTDLTPEPAPEDLAVTYVQRACLSETPGPVQAGVLVSPTGSTRSQPVVLRSSGYGAVDDHALRAVTAHRFPPAGEARAYTVTVDTALAGQTDCLTMDTVAQETSATGS; this is translated from the coding sequence ATGGCTAACAACCTCGGCTCCCCCCCAAAATCTCGACCTCTGTGGCAAATTTTGCTGGCCCCCATGCTGTTGGCCTCCCTAGGGCTGCACGCCCTGGTGCTGATGCTGCCTGCGGGCTCCGAGAATGTGGTGATTCCGCCCCCCGACCCGGAGCAGGACAGCGTGGCTATCACCCGCGTGCCCCCGGCGGGGGAGTCGGAGCTATCCCAAGGGGCGACCGCGAGCACGGTAGTGCCTACGGCTCCTGGCCCAGTTTTCGGTGCCCCCCTGGCTGCGCCCCTCAATCCTGGAGTGCCTGCCGGGGCACGCGTCTCTCCGGCAGCGCCTGCCCCGGCGGCTCGCCCGGCCCAACGGGCTTCCCGGCAGGGGGCTTCTACCCAAACGGCCCAGCCGCCCGCCGCCGCTCCGCCTGCCGCTGCACCGCCGTCTGAGCCACCGCCCGCCACCACCCCGCCCCCTTCTCCCCCGGCTGCCAGCCAGCCGCTGTTTGAGGGCGAGGTGGGCGATCGCCTGCGTACCTACGTCGCCGGGCTCAATCTTTCCTCGGAGCGCATTGACGCCTTGACGGCGGCCATTCGCCAGCGGGTCACCTATACCGCCGAGGCCACCACCGACGCCGCCTTCGGGCAAAACTTGAGCCAGTGGCAGCAGACCATCCGCGAGCAGACCGGGCTCACTGACCTCACCCCCGAGCCCGCCCCCGAGGATCTGGCGGTCACCTATGTCCAGCGGGCCTGTCTGAGCGAGACCCCTGGCCCGGTGCAGGCGGGGGTGTTGGTTAGCCCTACCGGCTCTACCCGCAGCCAGCCCGTGGTGCTGCGTAGCTCCGGCTACGGCGCGGTGGATGACCACGCTCTGCGGGCCGTAACCGCCCACCGTTTTCCCCCTGCCGGGGAGGCCAGGGCCTACACCGTCACGGTGGACACCGCTCTAGCGGGCCAGACCGACTGTTTGACGATGGATACTGTGGCCCAGGAGACCAGCGCGACGGGTTCTTAG
- a CDS encoding PstS family phosphate ABC transporter substrate-binding protein codes for MLSRQKFNRYALAGVLTAAVAAGVAAPSAFSQSGSTIVVDGSSTVFPISEIMAEEYMAANRGTQVTVGVSGTGGGFKKFCADELDITGASRPIKSSEAEECAAAGIEYMEVPIAFDALTVVINPANTWADEMTVEQLKKLWEPAAEGTITRWNQIDPSWPNEPISLYGPGTDSGTFDYFTEVIVGEAASSRADFTASEDDNILVLGVARNRGALGYFGYAYYEENRDTLNAVAVDGVLPSEETLLDGTYAPLSRPIFFYVKKTSFESKPQVRAFVEFMLENGPELVPETGYVALPTERYASILAGL; via the coding sequence ATGTTGAGCAGACAAAAATTTAATCGCTATGCGCTAGCCGGGGTACTGACCGCCGCCGTAGCCGCAGGTGTGGCTGCACCTAGTGCCTTTTCCCAGAGTGGTTCTACCATCGTGGTTGACGGGTCTAGCACCGTCTTCCCCATCTCTGAGATTATGGCCGAAGAATATATGGCCGCAAACCGGGGCACCCAAGTCACCGTTGGGGTGTCGGGCACTGGTGGTGGCTTCAAGAAGTTCTGCGCCGACGAGTTGGATATTACTGGTGCCTCTCGCCCTATCAAATCTTCCGAAGCTGAAGAATGCGCCGCCGCCGGTATTGAGTACATGGAGGTGCCCATCGCCTTCGACGCCCTCACCGTAGTCATCAACCCTGCCAACACATGGGCGGATGAAATGACCGTTGAACAGCTTAAAAAGCTGTGGGAACCCGCTGCTGAAGGTACCATCACCCGCTGGAACCAGATCGACCCCAGCTGGCCCAACGAGCCCATCAGCCTCTACGGCCCCGGCACCGACTCCGGCACCTTCGACTACTTCACCGAGGTAATTGTGGGCGAGGCCGCCTCCAGCCGGGCTGACTTCACCGCCAGCGAAGACGACAACATTCTGGTGCTGGGTGTGGCCCGCAACCGTGGTGCCTTAGGCTACTTTGGCTACGCCTACTACGAAGAAAACCGCGACACTCTCAATGCGGTGGCGGTTGACGGTGTGTTGCCCAGCGAAGAGACCCTGCTGGATGGCACCTACGCGCCCCTGTCGCGGCCCATCTTCTTCTACGTGAAGAAGACCAGCTTTGAGAGCAAGCCCCAGGTGCGGGCCTTCGTCGAGTTCATGCTCGAAAACGGCCCCGAACTGGTGCCCGAAACCGGCTACGTGGCCCTGCCTACCGAGCGCTACGCCTCGATTCTTGCCGGGCTCTAG